One Rhodocyclaceae bacterium genomic region harbors:
- a CDS encoding peptidoglycan DD-metalloendopeptidase family protein gives MSCGSIHRALVVLSVVLAIVGCAAPAPAPVAQRPPPPAEASAQRAPSATAPARIDTSPGSAPVSERDTRPEVHVVRKGDTLVSISLEYGLDYRDVATWNRIENINLIRIGQTLRLRAPGDAGPSVPAAGAVARPVEVRPRGGLPKPVPLADPEGVRTEPRALRQPFSERALAEAIAAGRRPGEAAVARTEPTAVTGPEPILPPRPEVAVDPVAINWAWPASGTVIERFSDTNRGIDIGGKAGQPILASADGRVVYSGSAIRGYGRMLIVKHNDLYVSVYAHAAELLVKEGQAVTRGQRIAEMGSTDADRVKLHFEIRRMGRPVDPLRYLSGEGAS, from the coding sequence ATGAGCTGCGGCTCGATCCATCGGGCGCTGGTGGTGCTCTCGGTGGTCCTGGCCATCGTCGGCTGCGCGGCGCCCGCGCCTGCGCCGGTGGCGCAGCGGCCACCGCCGCCGGCGGAAGCGTCTGCCCAGCGCGCGCCTTCGGCTACCGCGCCGGCGCGGATCGATACTTCGCCGGGCAGCGCGCCTGTGTCCGAGCGTGACACCAGACCCGAAGTACACGTGGTCCGCAAGGGTGACACCCTCGTGAGCATCTCGCTGGAGTACGGGCTCGATTATCGCGATGTCGCGACCTGGAACCGGATCGAGAACATCAACCTGATCCGGATCGGCCAGACGCTCCGGCTGCGCGCACCGGGCGATGCCGGTCCCAGCGTGCCGGCGGCAGGCGCCGTCGCCCGCCCCGTTGAGGTTCGCCCACGAGGCGGGCTGCCCAAGCCGGTGCCGCTGGCCGATCCGGAAGGCGTGCGTACCGAGCCGCGCGCCCTGCGTCAGCCGTTTTCGGAGCGGGCGCTGGCAGAGGCTATCGCCGCCGGGCGCCGGCCGGGAGAAGCGGCCGTTGCGCGCACCGAGCCGACGGCGGTTACCGGTCCGGAGCCGATCCTTCCACCCCGCCCGGAGGTCGCGGTCGATCCGGTGGCGATCAACTGGGCATGGCCTGCGTCGGGCACCGTGATCGAGCGTTTTTCCGATACCAACCGCGGCATCGATATCGGTGGCAAGGCAGGGCAGCCGATTCTCGCCAGTGCCGATGGCCGCGTGGTATATAGTGGATCTGCCATTCGGGGATATGGCAGGATGTTGATTGTCAAGCATAATGACCTGTACGTCAGCGTTTATGCACACGCTGCCGAGTTGCTGGTCAAGGAAGGTCAGGCGGTCACCCGCGGCCAACGCATCGCAGAAATGGGCAGTACCGATGCCGACCGGGTGAAACTGCATTTCGAAATCCGCCGCATGGGTCGTCCTGTCGACCCGTTGCGGTACCTGTCCGGCGAGGGGGCCTCGTGA